The following coding sequences lie in one Acidobacteriota bacterium genomic window:
- the rplB gene encoding 50S ribosomal protein L2, whose product MAVKKRKPTSPGRRFQTVSDFGEITTSKPEKSLLVKQKRSSGRNSYGRITSRHRGGGHKRRYRIIDFRRNKDGIPAKVASIEYDPNRNARIALLHYVDGEKRYILAPLQIKVGDMLESGSGADIRPGNCLPLRNIPTGTMVHGVELRPGGGAKMARAAGTAVQLMSKEKKLALLRLPSGETRQVLLDCRATIGQVGNTDAELIKIGKAGRNRWKGIRPQSRGVAMNPVDHPLGGGEGRSSGGRHPVSPWGKPEGRTRKANKTSDKYIVRRRTKKGKR is encoded by the coding sequence ATGGCAGTCAAGAAACGTAAACCAACGTCGCCGGGCCGGCGGTTCCAAACCGTCTCCGACTTCGGCGAAATCACAACTTCGAAACCTGAAAAGTCTTTGCTTGTCAAGCAGAAGCGTTCTTCGGGCCGCAACAGCTATGGCCGAATCACTTCGCGCCATCGCGGTGGCGGTCACAAACGCCGCTACCGGATCATCGACTTCCGGCGCAACAAGGACGGTATTCCGGCCAAGGTTGCGTCCATTGAATACGACCCCAACCGCAACGCTCGCATTGCGCTACTGCACTATGTCGATGGTGAGAAGCGGTACATCCTTGCGCCCCTGCAGATCAAGGTTGGCGACATGCTCGAGTCGGGTTCGGGGGCTGACATTCGGCCAGGGAATTGCTTGCCGCTTCGCAACATCCCGACCGGGACCATGGTCCACGGGGTGGAGCTTCGTCCCGGAGGCGGAGCCAAGATGGCCCGCGCGGCGGGCACTGCTGTCCAACTGATGTCCAAAGAGAAGAAGCTTGCTCTGTTGCGTCTCCCGTCTGGCGAGACGCGTCAGGTATTGCTCGACTGTCGCGCCACCATCGGCCAGGTTGGTAACACCGACGCTGAACTCATCAAGATCGGCAAGGCCGGCAGAAACCGTTGGAAGGGCATCCGCCCGCAATCGCGCGGTGTTGCCATGAACCCTGTCGATCACCCGCTCGGTGGTGGTGAGGGTCGTAGTTCTGGCGGTCGTCACCCGGTGAGTCCGTGGGGTAAACCAGAGGGTCGAACCCGCAAAGCAAATAAGACATCTGACAAGTACATCGTGCGTCGTCGTACGAAGAAGGGAAAGAGGTAG
- the rplW gene encoding 50S ribosomal protein L23: MKDARDVILSPVVSEKSYQLVEDFNTYTFLVHPRTNKTEIKQAIQKIFDVKVISVNTINRKGKRKRTGYTIGKRSDQKRALVTLAPDESIDIFEV; encoded by the coding sequence ATGAAGGACGCCCGCGACGTAATCCTTTCCCCGGTTGTCTCCGAAAAGTCGTACCAACTGGTCGAAGACTTCAACACGTACACATTTCTCGTGCACCCGCGGACCAACAAGACCGAGATCAAACAAGCGATTCAGAAGATCTTTGATGTCAAGGTGATCTCCGTGAACACGATCAACCGCAAAGGCAAGCGCAAGCGCACCGGCTACACGATCGGGAAACGTTCGGACCAAAAGCGTGCGCTGGTAACGCTCGCCCCCGACGAGTCGATCGACATCTTCGAGGTTTAA
- the rplD gene encoding 50S ribosomal protein L4 encodes MASKITADLYSADGTPHGQVELNADIFGIEPNKDVMHQVVTAQLAAARQGTHSTKTRAEVRGGGRKPWRQKGLGRARHGSIRSPQWIGGGIAHGPKPRDYTQRTPKKMRRLALRSALSIRAAEQQIKVVAEFDWDGPKTKNAVKLLDAMGVTGKVLLLAEDHERIAIKSFRNIKRVIASNVGQANTYDVLWADTIVMSKGTLELGQNVPRGSSEHAAQVAAAQGDAAASDSAESSGGDDA; translated from the coding sequence ATGGCTAGCAAGATCACTGCCGACCTCTACAGCGCCGACGGAACCCCACACGGTCAGGTCGAGCTGAACGCGGACATCTTTGGTATCGAGCCAAACAAGGACGTGATGCATCAGGTCGTCACAGCACAGCTCGCCGCTGCCCGTCAAGGAACGCACTCCACCAAGACCCGCGCTGAGGTGCGTGGTGGTGGGCGCAAACCATGGCGTCAGAAGGGTCTCGGTCGTGCACGACACGGATCGATCCGTTCTCCGCAGTGGATAGGCGGTGGTATTGCCCATGGGCCAAAACCTCGTGACTACACGCAGCGGACGCCAAAGAAGATGCGTCGTCTTGCGCTGCGTTCGGCGCTGTCGATTCGCGCAGCCGAGCAGCAGATCAAAGTTGTTGCAGAGTTCGATTGGGACGGTCCCAAGACGAAAAATGCAGTCAAGTTGCTCGACGCCATGGGTGTAACCGGCAAGGTTCTCTTGTTGGCTGAGGACCACGAACGAATTGCGATCAAGTCGTTCCGCAACATCAAGCGTGTGATTGCAAGCAACGTCGGACAGGCGAACACGTACGACGTGCTGTGGGCCGATACGATCGTGATGAGCAAAGGAACGCTCGAGTTGGGGCAGAACGTGCCGCGTGGTTCATCCGAGCATGCTGCTCAGGTCGCTGCTGCACAAGGCGACGCCGCTGCGAGCGACAGCGCAGAATCTTCGGGGGGTGACGACGCATGA
- the rplC gene encoding 50S ribosomal protein L3, whose protein sequence is MTQIFDDENRVIPVTIIKAGPVHVTQIKTQDNDGYEAIQIAYKELPERHVNRPTAGHFAKSGVAPAKHIVEIRVDDVSQYSLGQEISITDLFEVGQKIDVAGVTKGKGFAGVMKRHNFKGMPASHGAHRVHRAPGSIGACATPARVHKGKRMPGRMGGNTRTAMNLTIAKIDADRGLLMVRGAVPGNKRGLVIIREAVKAHG, encoded by the coding sequence ATGACTCAGATCTTCGATGATGAGAACCGGGTAATTCCGGTGACCATCATCAAGGCTGGTCCCGTTCACGTCACACAAATCAAAACGCAGGACAACGACGGGTATGAGGCGATCCAGATCGCATACAAAGAGTTGCCAGAGCGTCACGTCAATCGCCCAACAGCAGGCCACTTCGCAAAGTCGGGTGTTGCGCCGGCGAAGCACATTGTCGAAATTCGTGTCGACGACGTTTCGCAGTACTCACTCGGTCAGGAGATATCGATCACCGATCTGTTCGAGGTCGGTCAGAAGATCGACGTTGCGGGTGTCACCAAGGGCAAGGGATTTGCCGGGGTGATGAAACGCCACAACTTCAAGGGCATGCCCGCCTCCCATGGGGCACATCGGGTTCACCGAGCACCAGGGTCGATCGGCGCCTGTGCAACACCTGCCCGTGTCCACAAGGGGAAGCGTATGCCTGGTCGCATGGGTGGTAACACACGCACAGCTATGAACCTCACGATTGCAAAGATCGATGCTGATCGGGGCCTATTGATGGTCAGAGGCGCAGTGCCCGGCAACAAACGCGGCCTTGTCATCATTCGCGAGGCGGTGAAGGCACATGGCTAG
- the rpsJ gene encoding 30S ribosomal protein S10 codes for MANEHRIRIRLKAYDHSVVDESARKIAETVIRTQAKIKGPIPLPTRIHRYCVIRGPHVDKTSREHFEIRIHKRLIDILDPTPKTVDALMRLDLPAGVEVEIKT; via the coding sequence ATGGCTAACGAACACAGGATCCGGATCAGACTCAAGGCCTACGACCACTCAGTGGTTGATGAGTCGGCGCGCAAAATTGCAGAAACGGTGATTCGTACCCAAGCGAAGATCAAGGGCCCGATTCCGTTGCCGACCCGTATCCACCGGTACTGCGTCATCCGTGGCCCGCATGTCGATAAGACGAGCCGCGAGCACTTCGAGATACGTATCCACAAGCGTTTGATTGACATTCTTGATCCGACGCCAAAGACAGTGGACGCTCTCATGCGTCTCGATCTGCCCGCCGGGGTTGAAGTGGAGATCAAGACGTGA
- the fusA gene encoding elongation factor G produces MARSMKLETVRNIGIMAHIDAGKTTVTERILYYTGRTYKIGEVHEGSAVMDWMEQEQERGITITSAATTCLWDDHTINIIDTPGHVDFTVEVERSLRVLDGAVAVFDAVSGVEPQSETVWRQADKYGVPRICFINKMDRIGADYFAAIDSIVDRLGGNPVAVQIPVGVEGDFSGAIDLVDMKAIVYRDTDDGKTDDGKEWDVVDIPAELQEQADEYRAKLLDIVAAEDADLLEKYLSDEEITPDELRAAIRKGTINHDFVPVLLGSALKNKGVQGLLDGVVMYLPSPLDVPPMTGFRPGKEDEILERKPSDDEPFSALAFKIMSDPYVGKLTYFRVYSGWAKRGDTVVNATTGKRERFGRLLRMHANTQEDIDEVRTGDIVAAVGLKATKTGHTLSAQDAPIQLESMTFPDPVISVAIEPKNKAAQDKLGEGLMRLAEEDPTFVVHTDEETGQTIIAGMGELHLDILVDRLRREFKVEADVGRPQVAYRETIKRAVTKIDGKLKKQTGGSGMYGHVVINLEPGAPGSGFEFIDKIKGGSVPREFIPAAEKGMRDVLEAGVLAGFPLVDLKATLIDGSSHNVDSNEMAFRIAGSMALKAAAERAGIKLLEPIMEVEVVTPEEHLGDVIGDISARRGKVESMDSRGPIKIINALTPLAEMFGYVSDLRSRTKGRASYSMQFHSYQEVPSTVAQEIVAKVRGE; encoded by the coding sequence ATGGCACGCAGTATGAAACTCGAAACGGTTCGCAATATCGGCATCATGGCTCACATCGATGCCGGTAAGACGACAGTGACAGAGCGGATCCTCTACTACACCGGTCGCACGTACAAGATCGGTGAGGTCCACGAGGGGTCTGCTGTCATGGACTGGATGGAGCAGGAGCAGGAACGCGGCATCACTATTACGTCTGCCGCCACCACGTGCCTTTGGGATGATCACACCATCAACATTATTGATACGCCTGGGCACGTCGATTTCACGGTCGAGGTCGAGCGGTCGCTTCGTGTTCTCGATGGCGCGGTTGCGGTTTTCGATGCGGTCTCAGGTGTTGAGCCGCAGTCAGAGACTGTATGGCGTCAAGCCGACAAGTACGGGGTCCCCCGCATCTGCTTCATCAACAAGATGGATCGGATCGGCGCAGACTACTTTGCCGCTATCGATTCGATTGTCGATCGCCTCGGTGGTAACCCAGTCGCCGTTCAGATTCCGGTGGGAGTTGAGGGTGACTTTTCCGGCGCCATCGACCTCGTCGATATGAAAGCAATCGTGTATCGGGACACCGACGACGGCAAAACCGACGACGGCAAAGAGTGGGACGTTGTAGACATCCCGGCCGAGCTCCAGGAGCAGGCCGATGAGTATCGCGCAAAGCTGCTCGACATTGTTGCGGCAGAGGACGCCGACCTCCTTGAGAAATATCTCTCTGACGAGGAAATCACCCCCGATGAGCTGCGTGCGGCCATTCGTAAAGGCACCATCAACCACGATTTCGTACCGGTACTTCTCGGATCTGCCCTCAAAAACAAGGGCGTCCAGGGTCTCCTCGACGGCGTGGTGATGTATCTTCCAAGCCCGCTCGATGTTCCCCCGATGACCGGTTTCAGACCAGGAAAAGAGGACGAGATACTCGAGCGCAAGCCGAGCGATGACGAGCCATTCTCGGCGTTGGCATTCAAGATCATGTCCGATCCCTATGTTGGGAAACTCACCTACTTCCGCGTGTACTCGGGGTGGGCCAAGAGGGGCGACACCGTCGTGAACGCGACCACCGGAAAGCGCGAGCGGTTCGGACGTTTGCTGCGCATGCATGCAAACACGCAAGAGGATATTGACGAGGTTCGCACCGGTGACATTGTGGCGGCGGTTGGGTTGAAAGCAACGAAGACCGGGCACACCCTGTCCGCTCAGGACGCACCGATCCAACTCGAGTCGATGACCTTCCCCGATCCTGTGATTTCGGTGGCGATTGAGCCGAAGAACAAGGCCGCTCAGGACAAACTCGGCGAAGGCCTCATGCGTCTTGCCGAAGAAGACCCGACGTTTGTGGTCCACACCGACGAGGAGACAGGTCAGACGATCATTGCAGGCATGGGCGAACTGCACCTCGATATCCTTGTCGACCGTTTGCGACGCGAGTTCAAGGTCGAGGCTGATGTCGGTCGGCCTCAGGTCGCGTATCGCGAGACGATCAAAAGGGCAGTTACCAAGATTGACGGCAAGCTGAAGAAGCAGACCGGTGGCTCCGGTATGTACGGCCACGTCGTTATCAACCTTGAACCAGGTGCGCCGGGGTCAGGATTCGAATTCATCGACAAAATCAAGGGTGGGTCCGTTCCACGCGAGTTTATCCCCGCTGCAGAAAAAGGAATGCGCGACGTTCTCGAAGCCGGTGTTCTCGCGGGATTCCCGCTTGTCGACCTAAAGGCAACGCTGATCGACGGCTCGAGCCATAACGTGGACTCGAACGAGATGGCGTTCCGAATCGCCGGTTCAATGGCCCTCAAAGCGGCTGCCGAGCGGGCGGGCATAAAACTTCTCGAACCCATAATGGAGGTCGAGGTAGTCACACCAGAAGAGCACTTGGGAGATGTCATCGGTGATATCTCCGCTCGTCGTGGAAAGGTTGAGTCCATGGATTCCCGTGGACCCATCAAAATCATCAATGCATTGACGCCGCTGGCAGAGATGTTTGGCTACGTGAGCGATCTTCGTTCTCGAACCAAAGGTCGCGCCAGCTACAGCATGCAGTTTCATTCGTACCAAGAAGTCCCGAGCACCGTGGCGCAAGAAATTGTTGCCAAGGTTCGTGGCGAATAG
- the rpsG gene encoding 30S ribosomal protein S7 produces the protein MRRAPAEVRVLEADPIYDSTLVTQVINKVLLKGKKGAARRIVYGAMDTVERRTGGDPLPVLTRAIENVRPTLEVRSRRVGGASYQVPVEVRPRRSQTLAVRWLVEFARKRKESTMSERLANEILDASRRSGAAVKRREDIHKMAESNRAFAHYRW, from the coding sequence ATGCGCAGAGCTCCCGCGGAAGTCCGCGTTCTTGAGGCCGATCCGATCTACGACTCGACGTTGGTTACTCAGGTCATCAACAAGGTTTTGTTGAAAGGCAAGAAGGGCGCCGCCCGTCGTATTGTCTACGGGGCCATGGACACGGTTGAACGCCGCACCGGCGGCGATCCGTTGCCTGTGCTGACGCGCGCGATCGAAAATGTTCGTCCGACTCTTGAGGTTCGCTCCCGTCGAGTCGGCGGTGCGTCGTACCAGGTGCCTGTCGAGGTACGGCCGCGCCGTTCCCAGACTCTCGCCGTTCGCTGGCTCGTGGAGTTCGCTCGCAAGCGCAAGGAAAGCACCATGTCTGAGCGTCTCGCCAACGAGATTCTCGACGCGTCACGACGAAGCGGCGCTGCCGTGAAACGTCGCGAAGATATTCACAAGATGGCTGAGTCCAACAGGGCTTTTGCGCACTATCGCTGGTAA
- a CDS encoding 30S ribosomal protein S12, translated as MPTVQQLVRQGRKPKVKKSKTLGLAGSPQRRGVCTRVYTVTPKKPNSALRKVCRVRLTSGMEVTAYIPGEGHNLQEHSIVLVRGGRVKDLPGVRYKVIRGALDASGVDGRKQSRSRYGTKKGQ; from the coding sequence GTGCCGACTGTGCAGCAGTTAGTCCGCCAAGGGCGGAAGCCAAAGGTGAAGAAGTCGAAAACGCTCGGTCTCGCCGGGTCACCTCAGCGACGTGGCGTGTGCACGCGCGTGTACACAGTCACGCCAAAAAAGCCGAACTCGGCGCTCCGCAAGGTATGTCGCGTTCGCCTGACCTCGGGGATGGAAGTTACCGCCTACATCCCTGGTGAAGGACACAACCTCCAGGAGCACAGCATTGTTCTCGTGCGTGGCGGTCGTGTGAAGGATCTCCCTGGCGTTCGTTACAAAGTCATCCGCGGCGCACTTGATGCTTCCGGAGTCGATGGCCGCAAGCAGTCCCGGTCCCGCTACGGCACGAAGAAGGGTCAGTAG
- a CDS encoding S-layer homology domain-containing protein, with protein MQGGIRNILRLGTTAIVVSIGLASAVVAQPPTVLQERFDTQGWHDSWIDWRPGDDLTTYANKGYRTTGLGVTISPGQRRGTGAHYRIDGIVDEAWFRYYLRLDNFVPISSGKFPGFAGMPSYTARGCLPSTPSAPGWSARTMFTEAGTGGAAADQIRLGTYLYHLGQAGTCGDKLLWDAEVATLDQNRWYCIEGHISLNTPGFGNGVVEGWVDGTRAYFRDDVEFRRADETDLDIRTLWLNVYFGGATVVNDRDLSLTLDELVISTVDQVGCVAPFWDSLASQHRSAIESLAYAGVIQGCAYGKFCPDDLLTRAETLTLIDRMIQAPAQPDDAFDDDEGHWAEAVLNRLAPLGIVTGCGPRLICPDAAVTRGQFAAFITRAFDLPAPTNDFFHDDNQSLFEYSINQIASIGLTRGCGAGAEDYCPNDPLTRAQAATLLYRLLTWLEDR; from the coding sequence ATGCAAGGCGGGATCCGAAACATCTTGCGGCTCGGTACCACTGCGATCGTCGTATCGATTGGGTTGGCTAGCGCTGTCGTTGCGCAGCCACCGACCGTGCTCCAGGAACGCTTCGATACCCAAGGTTGGCACGACTCGTGGATCGACTGGCGTCCGGGAGACGATCTCACCACCTACGCCAACAAAGGATATCGCACCACAGGACTCGGCGTTACCATTTCACCAGGCCAACGACGCGGGACCGGGGCGCACTACCGAATCGATGGTATCGTCGACGAAGCCTGGTTTCGCTACTACTTACGGCTCGATAACTTCGTACCTATCTCCTCAGGGAAGTTTCCAGGGTTCGCGGGCATGCCGTCGTACACGGCAAGGGGCTGCCTCCCATCGACCCCGTCCGCGCCTGGCTGGTCCGCTCGAACAATGTTCACCGAGGCGGGCACCGGAGGGGCAGCGGCGGACCAGATCAGACTCGGAACGTACCTATACCATCTCGGCCAAGCCGGAACCTGCGGCGACAAACTGCTGTGGGACGCCGAAGTGGCGACGCTCGATCAGAACCGCTGGTACTGCATTGAAGGCCACATATCGCTCAACACACCGGGATTCGGCAATGGCGTGGTCGAAGGTTGGGTCGACGGTACGCGGGCGTACTTTCGTGACGACGTTGAGTTCCGCCGCGCCGATGAAACCGACCTCGATATCCGCACGCTGTGGCTCAACGTCTATTTCGGCGGCGCCACTGTCGTGAACGACCGCGACCTTTCGCTTACCCTGGACGAGCTTGTCATTTCGACTGTGGATCAGGTTGGTTGTGTGGCCCCGTTCTGGGACTCCCTTGCGAGTCAACACCGATCGGCGATCGAGTCGTTGGCCTACGCAGGGGTCATCCAGGGATGCGCCTACGGGAAGTTCTGTCCCGATGACTTACTGACACGCGCAGAAACGCTGACTCTTATCGACAGAATGATTCAAGCCCCCGCACAGCCTGACGATGCGTTCGACGACGACGAAGGTCACTGGGCAGAGGCGGTGTTGAATCGGCTTGCGCCCCTCGGAATTGTCACGGGGTGCGGCCCCCGCCTTATCTGCCCTGATGCCGCGGTCACGCGTGGTCAGTTCGCCGCTTTTATCACGAGGGCATTTGATCTTCCGGCGCCGACGAACGACTTCTTCCACGACGACAATCAATCGCTGTTCGAGTACTCGATCAACCAGATCGCATCGATCGGCCTCACGCGCGGCTGCGGAGCCGGTGCAGAAGACTATTGCCCCAACGATCCTCTGACCAGAGCGCAGGCGGCGACGCTTCTATACCGACTGCTCACCTGGCTGGAAGACCGGTGA